From the genome of Phoenix dactylifera cultivar Barhee BC4 unplaced genomic scaffold, palm_55x_up_171113_PBpolish2nd_filt_p 000576F, whole genome shotgun sequence, one region includes:
- the LOC103699081 gene encoding uncharacterized protein LOC103699081: MATSSKPAFDGQSLEEFFASFAYKGGGGGHDDGIRKRNSSGGGGGGGGGGRVDKRVGQGWRLLSPNNSSSNNSNNNNTPPPPPPLPSSSLQSTTNRKKTTMTRPASILNGLSPAEFIASFAYKGRRVDDRIGKGEDLLSPGTPPPPPSLRNRKRKMTAASTTTVRRVTRFFPCPAERFVVVDVKKDITGKAKASSSGAATRKRPRTTGNKGRTDANRQPQKRSKGRRKRRSIQLSAEEKYSDAYRRVSDHDMWDAPRSSHNLLQERHCFDPWRVLVICILLNVTTGDQVRKVLPGFFLQFPDAKSVNKKLKEQMVDKLRSLGLQWKRAQLIIDLSERYLKGDWTHVTQLPGIGKYAADAYAIFAAGKLEQVKPQDHKLVEYWKEVGEMLCRKS, encoded by the exons ATaaaggaggaggcggaggacaTGACGATGGTATCAGGAAGAGGAACAgcagcggaggaggaggaggaggaggaggaggaggaagggttgATAAAAGAGTAGGACAGGGATGGCGCCTCCTCAGCCCtaacaacagcagcagcaacaacagcaacaacaacaatactcctcctccaccaccaccactaccATCATCGTCGCTCCAGAGCACTACCAATAGGAAGAAGACCACCATGACAAGACCGGCGAGCATCCTCAACGGCCTGTCGCCTGCCGAGTTCATTGCATCCTTTGCCTACAAAGGAAGAAGGGTTGATGATAGAATAGGAAAGGGAGAAGACCTCCTTAGCCCcggcactcctcctccaccgccgTCTCTCAGGAATAGGAAAAGGAAGATGACAGCCGCCTCCACCACCACCGTCAGACGGGTCACCCGTTTCTTCCCCTGTCCTGCCGAGAGGTTTGTCGTCGTTGATGTCAAGAAAGATATCACTGGGAAGGCGAAAGCCTCATCCAGTGGCGCGGCCACCAGGAAGAGGCCAAGGACGACGGGCAACAAAGGCAGGACGGATGCAAACAGGCAGCCGCAGAAACGCAGCAAGGGGAGGAGAAAGCGGCGCAGCATCCAGCTATCTGCCGAGGAGAAGTACTCGGACGCCTACAGGAGAGTCAGTGATCACGATATGTGGGATGCTCCGCGGTCGTCCCACAACCTCCTGCAAGAAAGACACTGCTTCGATCCCTGGAGGGTCCTGGTTATATGCATCCTGCTCAATGTAACAACGGGCGATCAG GTTCGAAAAGTATTGCCAGgttttttccttcagtttcCTGATGCAAAGTCCGTGAACAAGAAACTGAAGGAGCAGATGGTGGATAAGTTGCGGAGCCTGGGCTTGCAGTGGAAGCGTGCTCAGTTGATCATTGATCTTTCTGAACGTTACTTGAAAGGTGACTGGACTCATGTGACCCAGCTCCCTGGCATTGGCAA GTATGCTGCTGATGCATACGCCATATTTGCTGCAGGCAAGCTAGAACAGGTGAAACCCCAAGACCATAAATTAGTTGAATACTGGAAGGAAGTTGGCGAGATGTTATGCAGAAAAAGCTGA